Proteins co-encoded in one Vibrio aquimaris genomic window:
- the lptD gene encoding LPS assembly protein LptD, whose product MSRFPRTLLASSISAAFLIPQANAEESAAASSQSMPFIGQCQTLDPIDQCVVNNEEPESKQQPVNVDADHLEAINGNKATYSGNVTVVQGNKRMKADNVTVHQKDNIVVAEGNVIFSDGQIKTISDKAIHNISSEEVTLENTNYRFLCEPGRGEAVYVAKTGKAVYEVEDGTITSCPEGDSSWRMRASSIDIDQNEEEATFYNPRFEIQNVPVFYLPFLTVPIGDTRKTGFLYPMVSYGSSDGFEMEVPIYWNLAPDYDLKTTLKSMQNRGTQLNSEFRYLSDLGYSTIKSEYLPDDKKYPEQGDRWGIQWQHSGIYNKNWKLGVDYSKVSDIRYFSDTGSSLGNQSDGQLIQEAVVTYRSASWDTSILSRDFQLLTESDNTPYRLLPQLSFNYYSPEVMRYLDLDLKSHISKFDTDNPEKPSATRIHIEPGIKIPVASSWGSWTTEARLLGTYYQQDLSGLDLTELSSEGYNLKESTSRVIPEFRTHAGITLERDTVIFDNYTQTLEPQVQYLYVPEKDQSDIYLYDTTLLQTDYYGLFRSRKYSGVDRIAAANQFSYGASTRFFDNHYKERLNISFGQIFYIDKDTKNSDLSNENNKSNFSAWAVEMDFNYDDYLFYHGGIQYDVDTSDLQLANSTLEYRFDKGYVQGNYRYVTREYIENTLDSINDLDSITENGISQAGLLASYQLTPKWSASGQYFYDLTTSNALEWLAGINYRSDCWYIGFSYSNQLKSWDPNFSSYPNSTPTYENNFSFNFGIIGFGTSVGSNSGELGANSDNNSLGYGRPFFLNN is encoded by the coding sequence ATGTCACGTTTTCCTCGTACCTTGTTAGCCAGCTCAATTAGCGCCGCTTTTCTTATACCTCAAGCAAATGCTGAAGAATCAGCGGCAGCATCTTCACAATCAATGCCATTTATTGGTCAGTGCCAGACATTAGACCCTATCGACCAATGTGTGGTCAATAATGAAGAGCCTGAAAGTAAACAACAACCCGTCAATGTTGATGCTGACCACTTAGAGGCAATAAACGGTAACAAGGCAACATACTCAGGTAATGTTACCGTAGTTCAAGGCAACAAACGTATGAAAGCAGATAACGTCACCGTACATCAGAAAGATAATATCGTTGTAGCAGAAGGAAACGTTATATTTAGCGATGGGCAGATAAAAACCATCTCAGATAAGGCCATACATAATATTAGCTCTGAAGAAGTCACTCTAGAAAATACTAACTATCGGTTTTTGTGTGAGCCAGGGCGCGGTGAGGCTGTCTATGTGGCCAAAACAGGAAAAGCAGTCTACGAAGTAGAGGATGGCACTATTACTTCATGTCCTGAGGGAGACAGCTCATGGCGCATGCGAGCATCGAGCATCGATATTGACCAAAACGAAGAAGAAGCCACTTTTTATAACCCTCGCTTTGAAATTCAAAACGTACCCGTTTTTTACCTACCATTTCTAACGGTTCCAATTGGCGACACTCGTAAGACCGGTTTTCTTTACCCTATGGTTTCCTATGGGTCAAGCGATGGCTTCGAAATGGAAGTGCCTATATATTGGAACTTAGCGCCAGACTACGACTTGAAAACAACTCTTAAGTCGATGCAAAATCGTGGCACCCAGTTAAACAGTGAATTCCGCTACCTGTCAGATTTAGGCTATAGTACGATTAAATCTGAATATTTACCTGACGATAAGAAGTACCCAGAACAAGGCGATCGCTGGGGTATTCAATGGCAACATTCAGGTATCTATAACAAGAATTGGAAACTAGGGGTTGACTATTCAAAAGTGAGTGATATCCGGTACTTTTCAGATACAGGCTCAAGTTTAGGCAATCAATCTGACGGACAGCTGATCCAAGAAGCCGTTGTTACCTACCGTTCGGCCAGTTGGGATACGTCCATTTTAAGCCGCGACTTTCAACTTTTAACAGAAAGCGATAACACGCCATATCGATTGTTACCTCAGCTTAGCTTTAATTACTACTCCCCAGAAGTAATGCGTTACCTTGATTTAGACCTTAAAAGTCATATATCCAAATTTGATACCGATAACCCTGAAAAACCATCCGCTACTCGAATTCATATTGAACCTGGAATAAAAATTCCCGTAGCGTCCTCATGGGGTAGCTGGACAACCGAGGCTAGATTACTTGGAACTTATTACCAACAAGATTTAAGCGGTTTGGATCTCACCGAGTTATCGAGCGAGGGATATAATTTAAAAGAGTCAACATCACGCGTCATACCTGAATTTAGAACACATGCTGGCATTACTCTTGAGCGTGATACCGTTATTTTTGATAACTACACACAGACTCTAGAACCACAAGTCCAATACTTATATGTACCAGAAAAAGATCAAAGTGATATCTACTTATATGATACTACCTTACTGCAAACCGACTATTACGGTCTGTTTCGCAGCCGCAAGTATAGCGGGGTCGATCGGATAGCTGCTGCAAATCAGTTCAGCTATGGCGCTTCTACTCGATTTTTTGATAACCATTATAAAGAAAGGCTTAACATCTCCTTTGGACAAATTTTCTATATTGACAAAGACACCAAAAACTCAGATTTAAGTAATGAAAACAATAAATCCAACTTCTCAGCTTGGGCTGTTGAGATGGATTTTAACTATGACGACTACTTATTCTATCATGGTGGGATACAGTATGATGTTGATACTAGCGATCTACAGTTAGCTAACAGCACCCTCGAATATCGCTTTGACAAAGGTTATGTGCAAGGCAATTACCGGTACGTAACTCGTGAATATATTGAGAACACACTCGACAGTATTAATGATTTAGATTCGATAACAGAAAATGGCATATCTCAAGCTGGTTTACTCGCTAGCTATCAACTAACACCCAAGTGGAGCGCGAGCGGCCAGTACTTCTACGACCTAACTACCAGTAATGCTCTAGAATGGTTAGCTGGAATAAACTATCGTTCAGATTGTTGGTATATTGGCTTTAGTTATAGTAATCAGCTCAAAAGCTGGGACCCAAATTTTTCAAGTTACCCAAATTCTACGCCAACTTATGAAAACAACTTTAGCTTCAACTTTGGCATTATAGGGTTCGGAACGAGTGTAGGCTCTAACTCAGGTGAACTAGGTGCAAACAGTGACAACAACTCACTTGGTTATGGACGCCCATTTTTCCTAAATAACTAA
- the surA gene encoding peptidylprolyl isomerase SurA translates to MKLWNKILLGLFVASQLKAVQAAPSELDGVAVIVNTGVVLQSDIETSLKTIRANAKDNQQTLPDDVTLRAQVIEKLIVDTIQQQEADRIGVRVDDNRLNKAIEDIAKNNKQTLEELNSSLTKEGLNYVQFREQVRKEIAASEARNALVRRRINILPAEVDNLADILAKETNATVQYKVGHIQLRVNEDNDKVTVEAQANKIVNELNAGADFQTMAYTYSKGPKALQGGDWGWMRKEEMPTIFADQIKLQGKGSIIGPFRSGVGFHILKIEDIKGLETVAVTEVKARHILIKPTVILSDEGVKRELLEITRKIEAGEATFGEMAQQYSQDPGSAAQKGELGYQTSDIYVPEFKHQVDSLRIGEISEPFKTVHGWHILEVMDRREVDRTDSALKNKAYRIIFNRKFNEEASAWLQEIRASAFVEIVKDDQDDN, encoded by the coding sequence ATGAAACTTTGGAATAAAATTCTCCTTGGGCTTTTTGTTGCTAGCCAACTAAAAGCTGTGCAAGCAGCACCTTCAGAGCTTGATGGTGTTGCTGTCATTGTTAACACTGGAGTTGTACTGCAAAGTGATATTGAAACATCATTAAAAACTATCCGTGCAAATGCTAAGGATAATCAACAAACTCTCCCTGATGATGTAACACTTCGCGCACAAGTAATAGAAAAGTTAATTGTCGACACCATACAACAACAAGAAGCAGATAGGATTGGGGTGCGTGTCGATGACAATCGTCTAAATAAAGCGATCGAAGATATTGCTAAGAATAACAAACAAACGCTTGAAGAGCTGAACTCTTCTTTAACGAAAGAAGGCCTAAATTACGTTCAATTTAGAGAGCAAGTACGCAAGGAAATAGCTGCGAGTGAAGCGCGTAATGCATTAGTTCGTCGTCGCATCAATATATTACCAGCCGAAGTAGATAACCTTGCTGACATTTTAGCTAAAGAAACTAACGCGACAGTACAATACAAAGTCGGACATATTCAACTCAGAGTTAACGAGGATAACGACAAAGTCACAGTCGAAGCGCAGGCGAACAAAATTGTAAATGAGCTAAATGCAGGTGCAGATTTCCAAACTATGGCATACACATACTCTAAAGGCCCTAAAGCTCTGCAAGGAGGTGACTGGGGCTGGATGAGGAAAGAGGAAATGCCGACCATCTTCGCTGATCAAATCAAACTGCAAGGCAAAGGGAGTATAATTGGTCCATTTCGCAGTGGCGTAGGTTTTCATATCTTAAAGATTGAAGACATCAAAGGTCTCGAAACAGTCGCAGTCACAGAAGTAAAGGCGCGGCATATCCTTATAAAACCTACCGTTATTCTGAGTGATGAAGGCGTAAAAAGAGAGCTGCTCGAAATCACTCGTAAAATTGAAGCTGGCGAGGCAACATTTGGCGAAATGGCTCAGCAATATAGTCAGGATCCCGGCTCTGCTGCCCAAAAAGGTGAATTGGGCTATCAAACCTCTGACATCTATGTTCCTGAATTTAAACATCAGGTAGATTCACTTCGTATCGGAGAAATCAGTGAACCATTTAAGACTGTTCACGGCTGGCATATTCTTGAAGTTATGGATAGAAGAGAAGTAGACCGTACCGATTCGGCTTTAAAGAACAAAGCTTATCGAATTATCTTTAACCGCAAATTCAATGAAGAAGCAAGTGCTTGGTTACAGGAAATACGAGCGAGCGCTTTCGTAGAAATCGTCAAGGATGACCAAGATGACAACTAG
- the pdxA gene encoding 4-hydroxythreonine-4-phosphate dehydrogenase PdxA, with protein MTTRRVIVTAGEPAGIGPDLALSLAQKDWSHQVIICADKNMLMQRAKLLNIEVELIDYDSSASPLPQKAGTLIVEHVPLVSQVTPGNLDPSNSHYVLETLKRASLGCLSGEFDALITGPVHKGIINHSGVPFSGHTEYLAEMSNTPLVVMMLATKGLKVALVTTHIPLSAVSQAITADRLRNVIRILHQDLISKFSISSPKIYVCGLNPHAGEDGCLGSEEIDTISPTLDDIRAEEGINLAGPLPADTIFSPKYLDEADAILGMYHDQVLPVLKYKGFGKSVNITLGLPFIRTSVDHGTAIELAGTGKADTGSFTTALTQAIELVENKIS; from the coding sequence ATGACAACTAGACGAGTTATAGTTACCGCAGGTGAACCGGCAGGTATAGGGCCGGACCTCGCGCTTTCTCTCGCACAAAAGGACTGGTCACACCAAGTGATCATATGTGCAGACAAAAACATGTTGATGCAACGTGCCAAACTGCTAAATATAGAGGTGGAACTTATTGACTATGACTCGTCAGCATCGCCACTGCCTCAAAAAGCAGGAACTTTGATCGTTGAACATGTCCCATTGGTCTCACAAGTTACCCCTGGAAACCTAGATCCGAGCAACAGTCATTATGTATTAGAAACCTTAAAACGTGCTTCTCTTGGCTGTTTAAGTGGCGAATTTGACGCTCTGATAACGGGTCCCGTCCACAAGGGGATTATCAACCATTCAGGAGTCCCTTTTAGTGGGCATACAGAATATTTAGCAGAAATGTCAAACACGCCTCTGGTTGTTATGATGCTCGCCACTAAAGGACTCAAAGTTGCGCTAGTAACCACTCACATCCCACTATCTGCAGTGTCGCAAGCCATTACCGCTGATCGCTTACGTAATGTTATCCGTATTCTTCACCAAGATTTGATCAGTAAATTTTCCATCTCGTCACCCAAGATATATGTCTGTGGCCTCAATCCACACGCAGGTGAAGATGGTTGTTTGGGTAGTGAAGAAATAGATACCATAAGCCCTACACTTGATGACATCCGAGCAGAGGAAGGTATTAACCTAGCAGGCCCTCTTCCTGCAGACACCATATTTAGTCCTAAATATCTAGATGAGGCGGATGCTATATTAGGAATGTATCACGATCAAGTTCTGCCCGTGTTAAAATATAAGGGGTTTGGTAAGTCCGTGAATATCACCTTAGGCTTACCTTTTATAAGGACATCCGTTGATCACGGTACAGCGATAGAACTGGCCGGAACAGGCAAAGCTGATACAGGAAGTTTTACAACGGCACTGACTCAAGCAATAGAGCTAGTCGAGAATAAAATAAGTTAA
- the rsmA gene encoding 16S rRNA (adenine(1518)-N(6)/adenine(1519)-N(6))-dimethyltransferase RsmA: MRNDVHLGHKARKRFGQNFLNDPYIIDGIVSAINPKPGQNLVEIGPGLGAITEPVGREVDKFTVIELDRDLAERLRQHPDLADKLTIHEGDAMRFDFTQLVKPNNRLRIFGNLPYNISTPLMFHLFEYHKDIHDMHFMLQKEVVNRLAAGPGTKAYGRLTVMAQYYCKVVPVLEVPPTAFVPPPKVDSAVVRLVPYETIPYPATSLNWLDRVCREGFNQRRKTVRNCYKSLVSADVLEELGINPSMRPENLALEQFVDLANWLDANHK, encoded by the coding sequence ATGAGAAACGATGTCCATTTAGGACACAAAGCAAGAAAGCGCTTTGGTCAAAACTTTTTGAACGACCCATATATCATTGATGGAATCGTATCTGCAATCAACCCAAAACCAGGGCAAAACTTAGTTGAAATTGGTCCAGGATTGGGGGCGATCACCGAACCTGTTGGTCGAGAAGTCGACAAGTTTACAGTTATCGAGCTTGATCGAGATCTTGCTGAACGATTAAGACAACACCCAGATCTTGCCGATAAGCTGACTATACATGAAGGCGATGCAATGCGCTTCGACTTCACACAACTAGTGAAACCTAATAACAGGCTACGCATTTTTGGTAACCTGCCGTATAACATTTCCACCCCCCTGATGTTCCATCTATTTGAATATCACAAAGATATTCACGATATGCATTTTATGCTGCAGAAAGAAGTCGTGAACAGGTTAGCAGCAGGGCCAGGAACAAAAGCCTATGGTCGCTTGACGGTAATGGCTCAATACTATTGTAAGGTTGTTCCTGTACTAGAAGTTCCCCCAACCGCTTTTGTTCCACCACCTAAAGTTGATTCAGCCGTAGTTCGCCTCGTTCCGTATGAGACAATCCCATATCCTGCAACTAGTCTTAACTGGTTAGATCGAGTGTGTAGGGAAGGGTTTAATCAAAGACGTAAGACCGTAAGAAACTGCTATAAGTCATTGGTAAGTGCAGATGTATTAGAGGAGCTTGGTATCAATCCAAGTATGCGTCCGGAAAACTTAGCTCTAGAGCAATTTGTTGATCTAGCGAATTGGTTAGACGCAAATCATAAATAA
- the apaG gene encoding Co2+/Mg2+ efflux protein ApaG: MEATPCIKVQVHTKYISEQSQPDEKHYVFAYVITIKNLSNQTVQLISRRWLITDANGKQMTIEGDGVVGQQPFISGNDEYTYSSGTAIETPVGVMQGQYILLDEKGKEFITEIEPFRLALPNILN; encoded by the coding sequence ATGGAAGCCACCCCTTGTATTAAAGTCCAAGTCCACACAAAATACATATCAGAGCAGTCTCAGCCAGATGAGAAACACTATGTCTTCGCTTATGTCATTACAATAAAGAATTTAAGTAACCAAACTGTCCAACTTATTAGCCGTCGCTGGCTCATTACTGATGCTAATGGAAAGCAAATGACTATCGAAGGTGATGGCGTAGTTGGCCAACAACCTTTTATTTCCGGTAATGATGAATACACATACAGTAGTGGTACTGCCATTGAAACACCGGTAGGTGTTATGCAAGGTCAATACATTTTACTAGATGAGAAAGGTAAAGAATTCATCACAGAAATCGAGCCATTTCGGTTAGCATTACCAAACATTCTTAATTAA
- the apaH gene encoding bis(5'-nucleosyl)-tetraphosphatase (symmetrical) ApaH, which yields MSNYIIGDIQGCFDELQLLLKKVKFNANNDVLWVAGDLVARGPKSLETLRFIKSLGSSARVVLGNHDLHLLAVSLGIHQAKKKDNTGEIFDSNDRDELLNWLRHQSLLAEHEEFIVCHAGITPQWTLSTAKKCAKEVEVILKSDKWPWLIENMYNNTPNLWCPTLEGIERYRFIINAFTRMRYCFPDASLDMECKRPPKDLIGSNLQPWFELKRQKKIKKTILFGHWAALEGYKGKRVIGLDTGCVWGGSLTMIRWEDKQYYSQKSIS from the coding sequence GTGTCCAACTACATTATCGGTGACATTCAAGGTTGTTTTGATGAGCTTCAATTACTGCTCAAAAAAGTCAAATTTAACGCGAATAATGATGTACTTTGGGTAGCAGGAGATTTAGTTGCAAGGGGCCCTAAATCTTTAGAGACACTCCGCTTTATAAAAAGTTTGGGGAGCAGTGCTAGAGTTGTTTTAGGTAATCATGATTTACACCTCCTTGCCGTATCTCTCGGCATCCATCAAGCCAAGAAGAAAGACAACACAGGAGAAATTTTTGACTCCAATGACCGCGATGAGTTACTAAACTGGCTGCGCCACCAATCTCTTCTTGCCGAGCATGAGGAGTTTATTGTCTGTCACGCAGGGATCACTCCTCAATGGACTTTATCAACCGCGAAAAAGTGCGCAAAAGAGGTGGAGGTTATACTAAAAAGTGATAAATGGCCTTGGCTTATCGAAAATATGTATAACAACACGCCTAATCTATGGTGTCCCACACTGGAAGGTATTGAGAGATACCGCTTTATCATTAACGCTTTCACTCGAATGAGATACTGCTTTCCAGATGCCAGTTTAGATATGGAGTGTAAACGCCCCCCTAAAGATTTGATCGGAAGTAATTTACAGCCTTGGTTCGAACTCAAACGACAAAAGAAAATCAAGAAAACTATTCTTTTTGGCCATTGGGCTGCGCTTGAAGGTTATAAAGGAAAAAGAGTTATAGGCTTAGATACAGGGTGTGTATGGGGAGGTAGCTTAACCATGATCCGTTGGGAGGACAAACAATACTACTCTCAAAAAAGTATTTCTTAG
- a CDS encoding RDD family protein, protein MRRLGALFYDGLIVIAIEMIAAGVVIAILHALMALSIFDPAPYMDVSDYLTRHPIWGPTYTFYLATVWVYFFVFFWTKAGQTLGMRAWKLQIRNQDGGAISVTQALIRIVTSGFGLANLTVPIDPKKRGFHDIWAKTQVILLDKAQ, encoded by the coding sequence ATGCGTCGTTTAGGAGCTTTGTTTTACGATGGGCTTATTGTTATTGCAATTGAAATGATAGCGGCAGGGGTCGTTATAGCCATTCTCCATGCTCTGATGGCTCTTAGTATTTTTGATCCAGCACCATATATGGATGTCAGTGACTACCTTACACGCCACCCTATTTGGGGTCCTACCTATACATTTTATCTCGCAACAGTTTGGGTGTACTTCTTTGTCTTCTTTTGGACCAAAGCCGGTCAAACATTAGGCATGAGGGCCTGGAAACTGCAGATACGCAATCAAGACGGAGGTGCGATTTCTGTCACTCAAGCATTGATAAGAATTGTTACATCAGGGTTTGGGTTGGCGAATTTAACGGTACCTATTGACCCAAAGAAACGCGGTTTTCATGATATATGGGCAAAAACACAAGTTATCCTGTTAGACAAAGCACAGTAA
- the luxS gene encoding S-ribosylhomocysteine lyase, protein MPLLDSFTVDHTKMNAPAVRVAKTMSTPNGDTITVFDLRFTAPNKAILSEKGIHTLEHLYAGFMRNHLNGNEVEIIDISPMGCRTGFYMSLVGTPSEGRVAKAWLAAMYDVLKVEKQNHIPELNEYQCGTAAMHSLSEAKQIAQDIINSGVEVNKNDELALPESMLKELAVC, encoded by the coding sequence ATGCCATTGCTTGATAGCTTTACTGTTGATCACACTAAAATGAATGCTCCAGCAGTTAGAGTCGCAAAGACCATGAGTACACCAAACGGCGATACGATCACCGTATTTGATTTACGCTTTACTGCCCCTAACAAAGCTATTCTCTCTGAGAAAGGTATTCACACATTAGAACACTTATACGCAGGCTTTATGCGTAATCATCTCAATGGAAATGAGGTAGAAATTATAGACATTTCTCCCATGGGGTGCAGAACAGGTTTTTATATGAGTTTAGTCGGAACACCTTCAGAAGGCCGAGTTGCAAAAGCTTGGCTTGCAGCCATGTATGATGTGCTCAAAGTTGAAAAACAAAATCATATTCCTGAATTAAATGAATATCAGTGTGGGACGGCTGCTATGCACTCTTTGTCTGAGGCAAAGCAAATAGCACAAGACATAATTAACAGTGGTGTAGAAGTTAATAAAAATGACGAATTGGCTCTCCCAGAGTCAATGTTGAAAGAGTTAGCGGTTTGCTAG
- the gshA gene encoding glutamate--cysteine ligase, which yields MTDFAKRLEKITLKPESFKSLSRGVERETLRYQKDGRLATTPHPKDLGSAYANDWITTDFSESLLEFITPVSTDINTLIQQLEDIHHFTQSKLGEERMWPLSMPCYVSHQDDIHLAQYGESNSGKMKTLYREGLKRRYGSLMQIISGVHFNFSFPESFWDALYGEQSEAERRESKSEAYFGLIRNYYRFGWLIPFFFGASPALCSSFIKDRETKLPFENIGQTLYLPFATSLRMSDLGYTNSAQSSLRIGFNSLNEYLDGLNTAIRTPSTEFADIGVKVEGEYRQLNTNVLQIENELYAPIRPKRVAKNGEKPSEALSRGGVEYIEVRALDVNPYSSVGIDQDQIRFLDLFLTWSALSDSEPMDFCEQECWRENWDKVIASGRKIGLQLQIGCKGEVLSLQDWAHRVFDELLLIAQRMDSVHGGEAYQSVCNKLRTWIDNPELTFSGQLLADTKRLGGLGKVGCEFGQRYSEQHERHKYTTYSQEIMEQEVQRSLEAQRQVEQSDTLNFDDFLQGYFAYLDQ from the coding sequence GTGACTGATTTTGCTAAGCGACTTGAGAAAATTACTCTCAAACCAGAGTCATTTAAATCCCTCTCTCGGGGGGTTGAGAGAGAAACATTACGTTACCAAAAGGATGGTCGACTTGCGACAACCCCTCACCCTAAAGACCTTGGTTCCGCTTACGCGAATGATTGGATCACGACAGACTTCTCAGAATCGTTACTGGAATTTATTACACCAGTCTCTACCGATATCAATACGCTTATTCAACAGTTAGAAGATATCCACCATTTTACTCAATCTAAGCTTGGTGAGGAGAGAATGTGGCCACTTTCTATGCCATGTTATGTTAGTCACCAAGATGATATTCATCTTGCCCAATACGGTGAATCTAATTCAGGGAAAATGAAAACGCTCTACCGAGAAGGGCTAAAGCGTCGCTATGGCAGTTTGATGCAAATTATTTCTGGCGTTCATTTCAACTTCTCTTTTCCAGAATCCTTTTGGGATGCTTTATACGGCGAACAAAGCGAAGCAGAGCGCCGTGAATCTAAGTCAGAGGCGTATTTTGGCTTAATCAGAAATTACTATAGATTTGGATGGTTGATCCCTTTCTTTTTTGGTGCTTCTCCTGCACTTTGCTCGTCTTTTATCAAAGACCGAGAAACAAAGTTACCGTTCGAAAACATTGGTCAAACACTTTATCTCCCTTTTGCAACCTCTTTGCGTATGAGTGACCTTGGCTACACTAATAGTGCACAGAGCTCGCTTAGGATTGGTTTTAACAGTTTGAATGAATATTTGGATGGTTTAAATACCGCAATTAGAACACCATCCACCGAGTTTGCTGACATTGGTGTCAAGGTAGAGGGTGAATATCGCCAACTTAATACTAATGTCTTGCAAATAGAAAATGAATTGTATGCTCCCATTCGCCCTAAGAGAGTGGCTAAAAATGGTGAGAAACCATCAGAGGCGCTATCGCGCGGTGGCGTTGAATATATTGAAGTTCGTGCTCTTGATGTTAATCCATACAGTTCTGTTGGGATCGATCAAGATCAAATCCGCTTTCTCGATCTTTTTCTGACTTGGTCTGCACTTTCTGACTCTGAGCCTATGGATTTTTGTGAACAAGAATGTTGGCGTGAAAACTGGGATAAAGTTATCGCATCTGGGCGCAAAATTGGCTTGCAGTTACAAATAGGTTGCAAAGGTGAAGTTCTATCATTGCAAGATTGGGCTCATCGAGTCTTTGATGAACTTCTTCTGATAGCGCAGCGCATGGATAGTGTCCATGGCGGAGAAGCTTATCAGTCCGTATGTAATAAACTTCGCACTTGGATCGATAATCCAGAACTTACGTTTTCTGGTCAGCTACTTGCCGATACCAAACGACTTGGTGGGTTAGGCAAAGTGGGTTGTGAGTTTGGTCAAAGATACAGTGAGCAGCACGAGAGGCACAAATATACAACTTATAGCCAAGAGATTATGGAACAAGAAGTTCAACGATCCCTTGAAGCTCAGCGTCAAGTAGAACAATCTGATACGCTAAACTTTGATGATTTTTTGCAAGGCTATTTTGCATACTTAGATCAGTAA